In the genome of Leucobacter luti, one region contains:
- a CDS encoding alcohol dehydrogenase catalytic domain-containing protein, with protein MATIEVRAAVYRGDNGDRLGIEQLQLADPEHGEVRVRVRAAGVCGSDRHVIDGEWQVPLPAVMGHEAAGVVEAIGAGVRELAVGDHVIIAWHQACQRCAECTGASPGPARACAPTTRSCPMAPPGGTPQMEQPPGRTLRSAR; from the coding sequence ATGGCAACGATCGAGGTGCGCGCGGCGGTCTACCGCGGGGACAACGGGGATCGCCTCGGGATCGAGCAGCTGCAACTGGCTGATCCCGAGCATGGCGAGGTCCGCGTGCGGGTGCGCGCTGCCGGAGTGTGCGGCTCTGATCGGCACGTGATCGATGGCGAGTGGCAGGTGCCGCTTCCCGCGGTCATGGGGCACGAGGCCGCCGGAGTGGTCGAGGCGATCGGCGCGGGCGTGCGTGAGCTCGCAGTGGGCGATCACGTGATCATCGCCTGGCACCAAGCCTGCCAGCGGTGCGCCGAGTGTACGGGGGCAAGCCCTGGGCCTGCACGCGCGTGCGCTCCAACGACTCGCAGCTGCCCGATGGCACCACCCGGTGGCACACCGCAGATGGAGCAGCCGCCTGGCC
- a CDS encoding cytosine permease — protein sequence MSAETKRAGVDAEVSQEATYGSLPLLKQERSWSAGDFSWVTLSLAIATWAFLTGGSTVLLVGFTDGIAAMLIGNSIGLAIMVLGSVVLSQRLGVEQYRALKSVFGIVGVGIVVFVVVLLTEMGWTSLLGVMFGRAFSEISNQAFGTEFDQFGPLVTVFSLAAIFVGWIILSRGPVTISKLNRFVAPGLLVVVALMMVLLMSNYEWSDLLAAEPIAPFADEQLNFMMAVEFNLGAGLSWWPVMGTLSRLTRGPRAAVWPAYAGILVGTVVAQLVGMAAGLLFGQADPTSWMVPLGGPILGVLTLLFVGFANVTSMASIAYSTVLAVKQSSGKALSRLRWPALCAAFLALPAILSFFPGFMYEQFMTFVVISGAFIAALCGVIIADYFILRRQVVPLRALYASGPSDPLRFTGGVNIAALVSVAIASAFYLWVYNPITLETQEFFRFGTATLPAVLIAMISYLILSTLLYVRRGRGAYGGTDLFAAAGRK from the coding sequence GTGAGCGCCGAGACGAAGCGGGCCGGTGTCGACGCCGAGGTCTCGCAGGAAGCGACCTACGGTTCGCTGCCGCTGCTGAAGCAGGAGCGGAGCTGGAGCGCAGGCGACTTCAGCTGGGTGACGCTGAGCCTCGCGATCGCGACCTGGGCCTTCCTCACCGGTGGTTCAACGGTGCTCCTCGTCGGCTTCACCGATGGCATCGCCGCAATGCTGATCGGCAACAGCATCGGGCTCGCGATCATGGTGCTCGGCAGCGTCGTGCTGAGCCAGCGGCTTGGCGTCGAGCAGTACCGCGCCCTCAAGTCGGTGTTTGGCATCGTGGGCGTCGGAATCGTCGTGTTCGTCGTCGTGTTGCTGACTGAGATGGGGTGGACGTCGCTGCTCGGCGTGATGTTCGGCCGTGCGTTTAGCGAGATTTCGAACCAGGCTTTTGGGACCGAATTCGATCAGTTCGGGCCGCTGGTCACCGTGTTCTCGCTCGCCGCGATCTTCGTCGGTTGGATCATCCTCTCCCGTGGACCGGTGACGATCAGCAAGCTCAACCGCTTCGTCGCACCTGGCCTGCTGGTGGTCGTCGCCCTCATGATGGTGCTGCTGATGTCGAACTACGAGTGGAGCGACCTGCTGGCCGCTGAACCCATCGCTCCGTTCGCGGACGAGCAGCTCAACTTCATGATGGCCGTCGAATTCAATCTCGGCGCGGGGTTGTCGTGGTGGCCCGTGATGGGCACGCTGTCGCGGCTGACCCGTGGCCCGCGTGCCGCGGTGTGGCCGGCGTACGCCGGAATTCTTGTCGGCACCGTGGTGGCGCAGCTCGTCGGGATGGCTGCCGGACTGCTGTTCGGCCAGGCCGATCCCACATCCTGGATGGTGCCACTTGGTGGCCCGATCCTGGGAGTCCTGACGCTGCTCTTCGTGGGGTTCGCCAACGTCACCAGCATGGCCTCCATCGCCTACTCCACGGTGCTTGCTGTGAAGCAGTCGAGTGGCAAGGCGCTGTCGCGGCTGCGCTGGCCAGCGCTCTGCGCCGCGTTCCTCGCGCTACCGGCGATCCTGAGCTTCTTCCCCGGCTTCATGTACGAGCAATTCATGACCTTCGTGGTGATCAGCGGGGCCTTTATCGCTGCCCTGTGCGGTGTGATCATCGCCGACTACTTCATCCTGCGACGCCAGGTCGTCCCGCTGCGCGCGCTCTACGCATCCGGTCCGAGCGATCCGCTCCGCTTCACGGGCGGCGTCAACATCGCCGCCCTGGTCTCGGTGGCAATCGCTTCGGCGTTCTACCTCTGGGTGTACAACCCGATCACGCTCGAGACTCAGGAGTTCTTCCGCTTTGGAACGGCCACGCTGCCAGCGGTGCTGATCGCGATGATCAGCTACCTGATCTTGAGCACCCTGCTCTACGTGCGCCGCGGCCGCGGTGCGTACGGCGGAACCGACCTCTTCGCGGCCGCCGGAAGGAAGTAA